From one Streptomyces sp. ICC1 genomic stretch:
- a CDS encoding TnsA-like heteromeric transposase endonuclease subunit, producing the protein MDLGLVDVEWAEGEGSGLRKSMLEAASRVPFESVLPVRRFTSYRGQRHFTGWYWAATTESLVGFESWLERDRAMLLDHDRRVVGLASQPFRVTWPGATRRISHTPDYFARLEDGSGLVVDVRPADRVGPEDAVKFSATEAMCREMGCWSYALVHEPDEVTPGVWTL; encoded by the coding sequence ATGGATCTGGGTCTGGTCGATGTCGAGTGGGCTGAGGGTGAGGGCAGTGGGCTGCGGAAGTCCATGCTGGAGGCGGCATCGCGGGTTCCGTTCGAGTCGGTGCTCCCGGTGCGGCGGTTCACGTCGTACCGCGGGCAGCGGCACTTCACGGGCTGGTACTGGGCGGCGACGACGGAGTCGCTGGTGGGGTTCGAGTCGTGGCTGGAGCGGGACCGGGCCATGCTCCTCGATCACGACCGGAGGGTGGTGGGGCTGGCCTCGCAGCCGTTCCGGGTGACATGGCCGGGGGCGACGCGCCGGATCTCGCATACGCCGGACTACTTCGCACGGCTGGAGGACGGCTCGGGCCTGGTCGTCGATGTCCGGCCGGCGGACCGGGTCGGCCCGGAGGACGCGGTGAAGTTCTCGGCGACCGAGGCGATGTGCCGGGAGATGGGCTGCTGGTCCTACGCGCTGGTGCACGAGCCTGATGAGGTGACCCCTGGGGTGTGGACACTCTGA
- a CDS encoding energy-coupling factor transporter transmembrane protein EcfT: MPDAGIPGSGPAGAGNGGADADDSRPPTRATRTGGAGGNPARPQAGRTEHGAARTTRTHHGAARDVPAPTGPEATERATGGPRVPTYKKGGRPWQAPESTRANALHAGAWWIWALGLATAASRTTNPLLLGLIISVAGYVVAARRTDAPWARSYGAFVKLGLFVIGLRLLFSMLLGSPIPGAHTLFTLPEVPLPAWAQGIRIGGRVTAEQLVFAFYDGMKLATLLICVGAANALANPARLLKSLPAALYEVGVAVVVAMTFAPNMVADVVRLRTARRLRGRPTGGVRAVLQIGLPVLEGALERSVAIAASMDARGYGRTARVPAAVRHTTNVLTLGGLLGMCAGTYGLLAAEGAAYGLPVLLIGLALALAGLRLGGRRSLRTRYRPDRWGARAWLVAGSGAAVAALLIRAASLDPEGLRPGVVPLVAPGLPLWPAAAVLIGLLPAFVAPAPPAAPPKEASK, translated from the coding sequence ATGCCTGACGCGGGGATCCCCGGCTCCGGGCCCGCGGGGGCCGGAAACGGCGGGGCGGACGCCGACGACTCCCGGCCGCCCACCAGGGCCACCCGCACGGGTGGTGCGGGTGGGAACCCGGCCCGGCCGCAGGCCGGGCGCACCGAACACGGCGCGGCACGCACCACCCGCACCCACCACGGAGCCGCACGCGACGTCCCGGCCCCGACCGGGCCGGAGGCCACCGAGCGGGCAACCGGGGGCCCGCGCGTGCCGACGTACAAGAAGGGGGGCAGGCCCTGGCAGGCCCCCGAGTCCACGCGTGCCAACGCCCTGCACGCGGGTGCCTGGTGGATCTGGGCCCTCGGGCTCGCCACCGCCGCCTCCCGCACCACCAACCCGCTGCTCCTCGGGCTGATCATCAGTGTCGCCGGGTACGTCGTCGCCGCGCGCCGCACCGACGCCCCCTGGGCCCGTTCCTACGGCGCCTTCGTCAAGCTCGGCCTCTTCGTCATCGGCCTGCGCCTCCTGTTCTCCATGCTGCTCGGCTCCCCCATCCCCGGCGCGCACACCCTCTTCACCCTCCCCGAGGTCCCGCTGCCCGCCTGGGCCCAGGGCATCCGGATCGGCGGCCGCGTCACCGCCGAGCAGCTGGTCTTCGCCTTCTACGACGGCATGAAGCTGGCCACGCTCCTGATCTGCGTCGGCGCCGCCAATGCCCTCGCCAACCCGGCGCGGCTGCTGAAGTCGCTGCCCGCCGCCCTGTACGAGGTCGGGGTCGCCGTGGTCGTCGCGATGACGTTCGCGCCGAACATGGTCGCGGACGTCGTGCGCCTGCGCACCGCCCGCCGCCTGCGCGGACGCCCCACCGGCGGGGTCCGGGCCGTCCTCCAGATCGGCCTGCCGGTCCTGGAGGGCGCGCTGGAACGCTCCGTCGCCATCGCCGCCTCCATGGACGCCCGCGGCTACGGCCGCACGGCGCGGGTGCCGGCCGCCGTCCGCCACACCACCAACGTCCTCACCCTCGGCGGCCTCCTCGGCATGTGCGCGGGCACGTACGGGCTGCTGGCCGCGGAGGGCGCCGCGTACGGCCTGCCGGTCCTCCTCATCGGCCTCGCCCTGGCCCTCGCGGGCCTCCGCCTCGGCGGGCGCCGCTCCCTGCGGACCCGGTACCGGCCCGACCGGTGGGGGGCGCGGGCCTGGCTCGTCGCCGGGTCGGGCGCGGCGGTCGCGGCGCTGCTGATCCGGGCCGCGTCCCTGGACCCGGAGGGGCTGCGGCCGGGTGTCGTCCCGCTCGTCGCCCCCGGCCTCCCGCTCTGGCCGGCCGCGGCGGTCCTGATCGGCCTGCTCCCCGCCTTCGTGGCACCGGCACCACCCGCAGCACCACCAAAGGAAGCATCAAAGTGA
- a CDS encoding SCO2322 family protein translates to MRGSRLTLPSLVVGIVLTLLAASPALASTYRYWSFWDGAGGTWAYATQGPSSARPADGSVQGFHYVVSKDAADQAAPPRADADFAAVCAGTAPVAGKKRIALVIDFGTAAEAQAGDTPPQDAPRTACAQVGPDATAAEALAEVAKPLRYNSAALLCAVSGYPKQGCGEPVADTAPAPAKSGDAGGSGDSGGGPSAGLLAGIAAVAALGAAAVWQSRRRRTR, encoded by the coding sequence ATGCGCGGCAGCCGCCTGACCCTGCCCTCGCTCGTCGTCGGCATCGTCCTGACCCTGCTGGCCGCGTCCCCCGCCCTGGCCTCGACCTACCGCTACTGGTCGTTCTGGGACGGCGCGGGCGGAACGTGGGCGTACGCCACCCAGGGCCCCTCGTCGGCACGCCCGGCGGACGGCTCCGTGCAGGGCTTCCACTACGTGGTGAGCAAGGACGCGGCCGACCAGGCCGCCCCGCCGCGCGCGGACGCCGATTTCGCGGCCGTCTGCGCGGGCACCGCCCCGGTGGCGGGCAAGAAGCGGATCGCCCTGGTCATCGACTTCGGCACGGCCGCGGAGGCCCAGGCGGGCGACACCCCGCCGCAGGACGCTCCGCGGACGGCGTGCGCGCAGGTCGGCCCGGACGCCACGGCGGCCGAGGCACTGGCGGAGGTGGCGAAGCCGCTGCGCTACAACAGCGCGGCGCTGCTGTGCGCGGTCTCGGGCTACCCGAAGCAGGGCTGCGGCGAGCCGGTCGCGGACACCGCCCCCGCCCCGGCGAAATCCGGCGACGCGGGTGGCTCCGGCGACTCCGGCGGCGGCCCGTCGGCGGGCCTCCTCGCGGGCATCGCGGCGGTGGCCGCCCTGGGCGCGGCCGCCGTCTGGCAGTCCCGCCGCCGCCGGACCCGATGA
- a CDS encoding prenyltransferase/squalene oxidase repeat-containing protein, with the protein MNVRRSAAALAASAVLCVAAAPAAFADVATPSPVPAIPSGLFGKNDPTYDGVWRQSFALLAQHTAGLKPSAQAVDWLVGQQCADGSFPAFRPDTAKACDASAFIDSNAASVAVQALAAVGGHTDTVKKTVGWLKSVQNEDGGWSSNPGGPMDGGTDSNSTALVIRALEAAGEKPAEVKSKAGKSPYEALLTFQLGCSAEPAADRGAFAFQPAGGKLSASADATAAAVLAGLGTGPVVTPSATDTPAAPLTCPATAGDAAAAARGGAGYLAEVLKKDGHLTALTPGADQSTADTGNTADAVIALAAAGHKQSAAGALEWLKGNSAEWAKGNPAGLATLVLAAHATGTDPKSFGGTDLVAALNATGPAPEQAAGKKEEKEDEKDSGGSNVWWMVLAGAAAGMGVGIVLSGRRKRNQL; encoded by the coding sequence ATGAACGTCCGCCGCAGCGCCGCCGCGCTCGCCGCCTCCGCCGTGCTCTGCGTGGCCGCCGCCCCCGCGGCATTCGCCGACGTCGCCACGCCCTCGCCGGTGCCCGCCATCCCCTCCGGCCTCTTCGGCAAGAACGACCCGACGTACGACGGGGTGTGGCGCCAGTCGTTCGCGCTCCTCGCGCAGCACACGGCCGGTCTCAAGCCCTCCGCGCAGGCCGTCGACTGGCTCGTCGGCCAGCAGTGCGCCGACGGCTCCTTCCCCGCCTTCCGCCCCGACACCGCCAAGGCCTGCGACGCCTCGGCGTTCATCGACTCCAACGCCGCCTCGGTCGCCGTGCAGGCACTGGCCGCGGTCGGCGGCCACACCGACACGGTGAAGAAGACGGTCGGCTGGCTGAAGTCCGTCCAGAACGAGGACGGCGGCTGGAGCAGCAACCCCGGCGGCCCCATGGACGGCGGTACGGACTCCAACTCGACCGCCCTCGTGATCCGGGCCCTGGAGGCGGCCGGCGAGAAGCCGGCCGAGGTCAAGTCGAAGGCGGGCAAGTCTCCGTACGAGGCCCTCCTCACCTTCCAGCTGGGCTGCTCGGCCGAGCCGGCCGCCGACCGGGGCGCCTTCGCGTTCCAGCCGGCCGGCGGCAAGCTGTCCGCCAGCGCCGACGCGACGGCCGCCGCCGTCCTGGCCGGACTCGGCACGGGCCCGGTCGTCACCCCTTCCGCCACGGACACCCCCGCGGCCCCGCTGACCTGCCCGGCGACCGCCGGTGACGCGGCGGCGGCGGCCCGGGGCGGCGCCGGTTACCTGGCGGAGGTCCTGAAGAAGGACGGCCACCTCACCGCCCTCACCCCCGGTGCCGACCAGTCGACCGCGGACACCGGCAACACCGCCGACGCGGTGATCGCCCTGGCCGCGGCCGGGCACAAGCAGTCGGCGGCGGGCGCGCTGGAGTGGCTGAAGGGCAACTCGGCCGAGTGGGCCAAGGGCAACCCGGCCGGCCTCGCCACCCTGGTCCTGGCCGCGCACGCGACGGGCACCGACCCGAAGTCCTTCGGCGGCACCGACCTGGTCGCGGCACTGAACGCCACGGGCCCGGCGCCGGAGCAGGCGGCGGGCAAGAAGGAAGAGAAGGAAGACGAGAAGGACTCCGGCGGCAGCAACGTCTGGTGGATGGTCCTCGCGGGTGCGGCGGCCGGCATGGGCGTCGGCATCGTGCTGAGCGGCCGCCGGAAGCGGAACCAGCTCTGA
- a CDS encoding MBL fold metallo-hydrolase, whose translation MAEDTAQADAPRVDGPHVTDHGGGVWAVKVPIPDNPLGHTLVHVLDTDRGPVLIDTGWDDPESWDTLVAGLGALSIAVADVHGVVITHHHPDHHGLSGQVREASGAWIAMHAADTEIVVRTRSSEPGVWFDYMSEKLATAGAPEEHIAPLRAARASGRTHTLPGLSAAVPDREIVPGELLPLAGRRLRAIWTPGHTPGHVCLHLEEKHPANLPGNGRLFSGDHLLPGISPHIGLYEDPSSERATDPLGDYLDSLERIGRLQPAEVLPAHQYAFTDAQGRVRELLDHHEDRLTGLWELLAEPLTPWGLAERMEWNRPWEQIPYGSRNIAVSEAEAHLRRLVKQGRAEAVPGSAPVSYRAL comes from the coding sequence ATGGCAGAGGACACGGCACAGGCCGACGCGCCCCGCGTCGACGGCCCCCACGTCACCGACCACGGCGGCGGCGTGTGGGCCGTCAAGGTGCCCATCCCCGACAACCCGCTCGGCCACACCCTCGTCCACGTCCTCGACACCGACCGCGGCCCGGTCCTCATCGACACCGGCTGGGACGACCCCGAGTCCTGGGACACCCTCGTCGCCGGCCTCGGCGCCCTGTCCATCGCCGTCGCGGACGTCCACGGCGTGGTCATCACCCACCACCACCCCGACCACCACGGCCTGTCCGGCCAGGTCCGCGAGGCCTCCGGCGCCTGGATCGCCATGCACGCCGCCGACACCGAGATCGTCGTGCGGACCCGGTCCTCCGAACCCGGCGTCTGGTTCGACTACATGAGCGAGAAGCTGGCCACCGCCGGAGCCCCCGAGGAGCACATCGCCCCGCTGCGCGCCGCCCGCGCGAGCGGCCGCACGCACACCCTGCCCGGGCTGTCGGCCGCCGTCCCCGACCGGGAGATCGTCCCCGGCGAGCTGCTGCCGCTGGCCGGCCGCCGGCTGCGGGCCATCTGGACCCCGGGGCACACCCCCGGCCACGTCTGCCTGCACCTGGAGGAGAAGCACCCGGCGAACCTGCCCGGCAACGGCCGCCTCTTCTCCGGCGACCACCTGCTGCCCGGGATCTCCCCGCACATCGGCCTCTACGAGGACCCCTCCTCCGAGCGGGCCACCGACCCCCTCGGCGACTACCTCGACTCCCTCGAACGCATCGGCCGCCTCCAGCCGGCCGAGGTGCTCCCGGCCCACCAGTACGCCTTCACCGACGCGCAGGGCCGCGTGCGGGAACTCCTGGACCACCACGAGGATCGGCTGACCGGGCTGTGGGAGCTGCTCGCCGAGCCGCTGACCCCGTGGGGGCTGGCCGAGCGGATGGAGTGGAACCGGCCCTGGGAGCAGATCCCGTACGGCTCCCGCAACATCGCCGTCTCGGAAGCGGAAGCCCACCTGCGCAGGCTCGTGAAGCAGGGCCGCGCGGAGGCGGTGCCGGGCAGCGCCCCGGTCTCCTACCGCGCCCTGTAA
- a CDS encoding aldehyde dehydrogenase, producing the protein MTELVEHGQLLIGGEWTDPLGSETIQVVSPHTEQVIGSVPHASKADVDRAVAVARKAFDEGPWPRTSLEERIAVVTRIKDAIAVRHEEIAASISSQNGSPYSWSILAQALGPMMVYDAAITVARSYPYEEYRKGALGNILVRREAVGVVAAVIPWNVPQFVAAAKLAPALLTGCTVILKPSPEAVLDSYILADIAREAGLPEGVLSILPADREVSEYLVGHPGVDKVAFTGSVGAGRRVMEVASRNLTRVTLELGGKSAAVVLPDADLDTAIAGIVPAAWMNNGQACVAQTRVLAPRSRYAEIAEALAAAAGALVVGDPMDPATQLGPLVAKRQQQRSLDFIRIGQEEGAKVLSGGGRPAGLDQGWYVEPTLFGDVDNSMRIAREEIFGPVVCLIPYGDEQEALRIANDSEFGLSGSVWTGDVEHGVDFARQVRTGTFNVNTFSLDMLGPFGGYKNSGVGREFGPEGLSEYLEHKMIHLPAGYEPPAAGA; encoded by the coding sequence ATGACCGAGCTCGTGGAACACGGACAACTGCTCATCGGCGGGGAGTGGACGGATCCGCTGGGCTCCGAGACGATCCAGGTCGTCTCCCCCCACACCGAGCAGGTCATCGGCAGCGTCCCGCACGCCTCGAAGGCGGACGTGGACCGGGCCGTGGCCGTCGCCCGCAAGGCCTTCGACGAAGGCCCGTGGCCGCGCACCTCGCTCGAGGAGCGGATCGCCGTCGTCACCCGCATCAAGGACGCGATAGCCGTCCGCCACGAGGAGATCGCCGCCTCGATCAGCTCCCAGAACGGGTCCCCGTACTCCTGGAGCATCCTCGCCCAGGCGCTCGGCCCGATGATGGTCTACGACGCCGCGATCACCGTCGCCCGCTCCTACCCGTACGAGGAGTACCGCAAGGGCGCCCTCGGCAACATCCTCGTCCGGCGCGAGGCGGTCGGCGTCGTCGCCGCCGTCATCCCGTGGAACGTCCCGCAGTTCGTCGCCGCCGCCAAACTGGCGCCCGCGCTGCTGACCGGCTGCACGGTCATCCTCAAGCCGTCGCCCGAGGCGGTCCTCGACTCCTACATCCTCGCCGACATCGCCCGCGAGGCCGGGCTGCCCGAGGGCGTGCTGTCGATCCTGCCCGCCGACCGCGAGGTCAGCGAGTACCTGGTCGGCCACCCCGGCGTCGACAAGGTCGCCTTCACCGGCTCCGTCGGAGCCGGCCGGCGCGTCATGGAGGTCGCCTCGCGCAACCTCACCCGCGTCACCCTCGAACTGGGCGGCAAGTCCGCCGCCGTCGTCCTCCCGGACGCCGACCTGGACACCGCCATCGCGGGCATCGTCCCGGCCGCCTGGATGAACAACGGCCAGGCGTGCGTGGCCCAGACCCGCGTCCTGGCCCCGCGCAGCCGCTACGCGGAGATCGCCGAGGCGCTGGCCGCCGCGGCCGGGGCGCTGGTCGTCGGCGACCCGATGGACCCCGCGACGCAGCTCGGCCCGCTGGTCGCCAAGCGGCAGCAGCAGCGCTCCCTCGACTTCATCCGGATCGGCCAGGAGGAGGGCGCCAAGGTCCTCTCCGGCGGCGGCCGCCCGGCGGGCCTGGACCAGGGCTGGTACGTGGAGCCGACCCTCTTCGGAGACGTCGACAACTCGATGCGGATCGCCCGCGAGGAGATCTTCGGCCCGGTCGTCTGCCTGATCCCGTACGGGGACGAGCAGGAGGCCCTGCGGATCGCCAACGACTCGGAGTTCGGGCTGAGCGGCAGCGTCTGGACCGGGGACGTCGAGCACGGCGTCGACTTCGCGCGCCAGGTGCGCACCGGCACCTTCAACGTGAACACCTTCAGCCTCGACATGCTCGGCCCGTTCGGCGGCTACAAGAACAGCGGCGTCGGGCGGGAGTTCGGCCCGGAGGGGCTGAGCGAGTACCTGGAGCACAAGATGATCCACCTCCCGGCCGGGTACGAACCGCCCGCGGCCGGCGCCTGA
- a CDS encoding ferredoxin — protein sequence MGDRWHVEVDRGVCIGSGMCVNHAPDGFALDTARQSHPRAAETDANEPVLTAAEGCPVEAIMITMLGSGEAVFPPEE from the coding sequence ATGGGTGACCGGTGGCACGTCGAGGTGGACCGGGGGGTCTGCATCGGCTCGGGGATGTGCGTGAACCACGCCCCGGACGGCTTCGCCCTCGACACGGCGCGCCAGTCCCACCCGCGGGCGGCGGAGACGGACGCGAACGAGCCGGTCCTCACGGCGGCCGAGGGCTGCCCGGTCGAAGCCATCATGATCACGATGCTGGGCAGCGGCGAGGCGGTGTTCCCGCCGGAGGAGTGA
- a CDS encoding TetR family transcriptional regulator, giving the protein MTAEAKAVTPAVTTPASPPLTERQEARRRRILHASAQLASRGGFDAVQMREVAESSSVALGTLYRYFPSKVHLLVATMQDQLQHMHTTLRKRPPAGDEPAARVAETLMRAFRALQREPHLADAMVRALTFADRSVSPEVDTVSRLTTAIILDAMGLDAPPTAEQLSAVRVIEHTWHSALITWLSGRASIAQVKIDIETVCRLIDLTAPEAQPSATPPAEPKKA; this is encoded by the coding sequence ATGACAGCGGAAGCGAAGGCCGTGACCCCAGCCGTCACCACACCGGCGTCCCCGCCCTTGACGGAGCGTCAGGAGGCGCGGCGCAGGCGGATCCTGCACGCCAGCGCGCAGCTGGCCAGCCGGGGCGGCTTCGACGCCGTGCAGATGCGGGAGGTCGCGGAGTCCTCCAGCGTCGCGCTGGGCACCCTCTACCGCTACTTCCCCTCCAAGGTGCACCTGCTCGTCGCCACCATGCAGGACCAGCTCCAGCACATGCACACGACGCTGCGCAAGCGCCCGCCGGCCGGGGACGAGCCCGCGGCGCGGGTCGCCGAGACCCTGATGCGCGCCTTCCGCGCGCTCCAGCGGGAGCCGCACCTCGCGGACGCGATGGTGCGCGCGCTGACGTTCGCGGACCGCAGCGTGAGCCCCGAGGTGGACACGGTGTCCCGGCTGACGACGGCGATCATCCTGGACGCGATGGGCCTGGACGCCCCGCCGACGGCGGAGCAGCTCTCCGCGGTCCGGGTGATCGAGCACACCTGGCACTCGGCGCTGATCACCTGGCTGTCGGGCCGGGCCTCGATCGCCCAGGTGAAGATCGACATCGAGACGGTCTGCCGCCTGATCGACCTCACGGCCCCGGAGGCGCAGCCGTCGGCGACGCCCCCGGCGGAACCGAAAAAGGCCTGA
- a CDS encoding glycosyltransferase family 4 protein yields the protein MTAEAMVTSPFTGSPADGSRPLRIALLTYKGNPFCGGQGVYVRHLSRELVKLGHSVEVIGAQPYPVLDTGATLTELPSLDLYRSPDPFRTPKRGEYRDWIDAVEVATMWTGGFPEPLTFSLRARRHLAARAGEFDVIHDNQTLGYGLLGELGAPLVTTIHHPITVDRELDLAAAKDRKKRASVRRWYGFTRMQGRVARRLSSVLTVSGSSKQEIADHLGVQGERIHVVHIGADTDLWSPDASVAEVPGRIVTTSSADVPLKGLVHLVEALAKLRTEQPDAHLVVVGKRAEKGPVARAIETYGLQDAVRFVKGITDAELVDLVRSAQVACVPSLYEGFSLPAAEAMATGTPLVATTGGAIPEVTGPDGETCLAVPPGDAGALATALARLLGDPELRAGLGAAGRERVLARFTWAKAAEGTVVHYRAAMERAAKASADSRGRGTR from the coding sequence GTGACCGCTGAGGCCATGGTGACGAGCCCTTTCACGGGTTCACCCGCCGACGGCAGCCGTCCGTTGCGGATCGCGCTCCTCACCTATAAGGGGAACCCGTTCTGCGGTGGCCAGGGCGTCTACGTCCGGCACCTCTCGCGCGAGCTCGTGAAGCTGGGCCACTCCGTCGAGGTGATCGGCGCGCAGCCCTACCCGGTCCTCGACACCGGCGCCACGCTCACCGAGCTCCCGAGCCTCGACCTCTACCGCAGCCCCGACCCGTTCCGGACGCCCAAGCGCGGCGAGTACCGGGACTGGATCGACGCCGTCGAGGTCGCCACCATGTGGACCGGCGGGTTTCCCGAACCGCTGACCTTCTCGCTGCGCGCCCGCCGCCACCTGGCCGCCCGCGCGGGCGAGTTCGACGTCATCCACGACAACCAGACCCTCGGGTACGGGCTGTTGGGCGAGCTGGGCGCTCCGTTGGTCACCACCATCCACCACCCCATCACCGTCGACCGCGAACTGGACCTGGCCGCCGCCAAGGACCGCAAGAAGCGCGCCTCCGTGCGGCGTTGGTACGGATTCACGCGCATGCAGGGCCGCGTCGCCCGCCGCCTGTCCTCCGTCCTCACCGTCTCCGGCTCCTCCAAGCAGGAGATCGCCGACCACCTCGGCGTCCAGGGCGAGCGCATCCACGTCGTCCACATCGGCGCCGACACCGACCTGTGGTCGCCCGACGCCTCCGTGGCCGAGGTGCCCGGGCGGATCGTGACGACCTCCAGCGCCGACGTCCCGCTCAAGGGGCTCGTCCACCTCGTCGAGGCGCTCGCGAAGCTCCGTACCGAACAGCCCGACGCCCACCTCGTCGTCGTCGGCAAGCGCGCCGAGAAGGGCCCGGTCGCCCGCGCCATCGAGACGTACGGGCTCCAGGACGCCGTCCGATTCGTCAAGGGCATCACCGACGCCGAACTCGTCGACCTCGTGCGCAGCGCGCAGGTCGCCTGCGTCCCCTCCCTCTACGAGGGCTTCTCGCTCCCGGCCGCCGAGGCCATGGCCACCGGCACCCCGCTGGTCGCCACCACCGGCGGCGCGATCCCCGAGGTCACGGGCCCCGACGGCGAGACCTGCCTCGCGGTCCCGCCCGGCGACGCGGGCGCGCTGGCCACGGCCCTCGCCCGGCTGCTCGGCGACCCCGAGCTGCGCGCCGGACTCGGCGCCGCCGGCCGCGAGCGCGTGCTGGCCCGCTTCACCTGGGCCAAGGCCGCCGAGGGCACCGTCGTGCACTACCGCGCCGCCATGGAGCGGGCCGCGAAGGCCTCGGCCGACTCCCGTGGCCGCGGCACCCGGTGA
- a CDS encoding class I SAM-dependent methyltransferase — MLTVDFSRFPLAAGDRVLDLGCGAGRHAFECYRRGAQVVALDRNGEEIREVAKWFAAMKEAGEAPAGATATAMEGDALALPFPDDSFDVVIISEVMEHIPDDKGVLAEMVRVLKPGGRIAITVPRYGPEKICWALSDAYHEVEGGHIRIYKGDELLGKMEAAGLKPYGTHHAHGLHSPYWWLKCAFGVDNDKVLPVKAYHKLLVWDIMKKPLATRLAEQALNPVIGKSFVAYATKPHLPVGAAAGAEK, encoded by the coding sequence GTGCTGACCGTCGATTTCTCCCGGTTCCCGCTCGCCGCAGGCGACCGCGTACTCGATCTGGGCTGCGGCGCAGGCCGGCACGCCTTCGAGTGCTACCGGCGAGGCGCCCAGGTGGTCGCCCTCGACCGCAACGGCGAGGAGATCCGCGAGGTCGCCAAGTGGTTCGCCGCGATGAAGGAGGCCGGCGAGGCCCCGGCCGGCGCCACCGCCACCGCGATGGAGGGCGACGCCCTCGCCCTGCCCTTCCCCGACGACTCCTTCGACGTCGTCATCATCTCCGAGGTGATGGAGCACATCCCCGACGACAAGGGCGTCCTCGCCGAGATGGTCCGCGTCCTGAAGCCCGGCGGACGCATCGCCATCACCGTGCCGCGCTACGGACCCGAGAAGATCTGCTGGGCGCTCTCCGACGCCTACCACGAGGTCGAGGGCGGCCACATCCGCATCTACAAGGGCGACGAGCTGCTCGGCAAGATGGAGGCCGCCGGCCTCAAGCCGTACGGCACGCACCACGCGCACGGCCTGCACTCGCCGTACTGGTGGCTCAAGTGCGCCTTCGGCGTCGACAACGACAAGGTCCTGCCCGTCAAGGCGTACCACAAGCTCCTGGTCTGGGACATCATGAAGAAGCCGCTGGCCACGCGGCTGGCGGAGCAGGCCCTCAACCCGGTCATCGGCAAGAGCTTCGTCGCCTACGCGACCAAGCCGCACCTGCCCGTGGGCGCGGCCGCGGGCGCCGAGAAGTGA
- a CDS encoding prenyltransferase/squalene oxidase repeat-containing protein, translated as MSSPGRTAPEHLVLDGVLTADQAAATVAGILAAQRADGAIPWFRGHHLDPWDHTEAAMALDAAGEHEAAERAYDWLARHQNEDGSWFAAYADREDGVDTHAPQDASRETNFVAYIAVGAWHHHLSTGDDAFLDRMWPAVYAAVEFVLRLQQPGGEIGWKREPSGEDVRDALLTGSSSIHQALRCALAIAEHRGEPQPDWELAAGALGHAIRRHPERFLDKSHYSMDWYYPVLGGALTGAQAKARIEERWDEFVVPDLGVRCVLPNPWVTGGESCELALALWATGESDRALEILRSVGHLRAENGMYWTGYVFKDRAVWPVEQTTWTAGSLLLAVAALGGDEATGVVFGGLTLPAGLEPDCCA; from the coding sequence GTGAGCTCGCCCGGGCGCACCGCACCCGAGCACCTCGTCCTGGACGGCGTGCTGACCGCCGATCAGGCCGCCGCCACGGTCGCCGGGATCCTCGCCGCGCAGCGCGCGGACGGGGCGATCCCGTGGTTCCGCGGCCACCACCTCGACCCGTGGGACCACACCGAGGCCGCCATGGCGCTGGACGCGGCGGGCGAGCACGAGGCCGCGGAGCGTGCGTACGACTGGCTCGCGCGCCACCAGAACGAGGACGGCTCCTGGTTCGCCGCCTACGCGGACCGCGAGGACGGGGTCGACACCCACGCGCCGCAGGACGCGAGCCGGGAGACGAACTTCGTCGCGTACATAGCCGTCGGCGCCTGGCACCACCACCTGTCCACCGGGGACGACGCCTTCCTCGACCGCATGTGGCCGGCCGTGTACGCGGCCGTGGAGTTCGTCCTGCGGCTCCAGCAGCCCGGCGGCGAGATCGGCTGGAAGCGCGAGCCGTCCGGCGAGGACGTCCGCGACGCCCTGCTGACCGGGTCCTCCTCCATCCACCAGGCGCTGCGCTGCGCGCTGGCCATCGCCGAGCACCGGGGCGAGCCGCAGCCGGACTGGGAGCTGGCCGCGGGCGCCCTCGGACACGCGATACGCCGCCACCCGGAGCGGTTCCTCGACAAGTCCCACTACTCCATGGACTGGTACTACCCGGTCCTGGGCGGCGCGCTCACCGGCGCGCAGGCCAAGGCGCGCATCGAGGAGCGGTGGGACGAGTTCGTCGTCCCGGACCTGGGCGTGCGCTGCGTGCTGCCCAACCCCTGGGTGACGGGCGGGGAATCCTGCGAGCTCGCGCTCGCGCTCTGGGCGACGGGGGAGTCCGACCGGGCGCTGGAGATCCTGCGCTCCGTCGGGCACCTGCGGGCCGAGAACGGCATGTACTGGACCGGTTACGTCTTCAAGGACCGGGCGGTCTGGCCCGTCGAGCAGACGACGTGGACGGCGGGCTCGCTGCTCCTCGCGGTCGCCGCGCTGGGCGGGGACGAGGCCACGGGCGTCGTCTTCGGCGGGCTGACCCTGCCGGCCGGCCTGGAGCCGGACTGCTGCGCCTGA